In Fibrobacter sp. UBA4297, a genomic segment contains:
- a CDS encoding tetratricopeptide repeat protein: MAKSGNRSQSGTWAVGLIVCVVLAFAFITYSKEKTKFEKHEATIKETNECLAAGDWKCAERNVRALLKTEPNDTNLRMHLAGLLLEQERYRECLNYIESLDFKSEKLDYFAEKAKRLEQEMENLGVEKSMHFRLEFDGSPSKKDVMEALAVLEVAYDSISNLFDFLPENKMSLVLYQEKEYQGVGPRPDWVAAVFDGKLRVPVNLMAYREVYRPVLFHELTHSFVRAMTRAQVPLWMNEGIAQVVDGSHNDEVKPLGVIPNLKSLTEPFVNEPNTEKAKKLYWYSRRMVEELLKRDGDGPEAFRKFAICLQDLRELGTDGALKKHYGLTALDLLESVK, translated from the coding sequence ATGGCTAAAAGTGGAAATAGGTCTCAATCGGGTACATGGGCTGTTGGCCTTATAGTCTGCGTTGTTTTGGCATTTGCTTTTATCACCTACAGTAAGGAAAAAACGAAATTTGAAAAACACGAAGCGACTATCAAGGAAACGAATGAATGCCTTGCGGCTGGCGACTGGAAATGCGCCGAACGCAATGTCCGTGCGCTTTTGAAAACGGAACCGAACGATACGAATTTGCGGATGCATTTGGCGGGGCTTTTACTGGAGCAGGAACGCTATAGGGAATGCTTGAACTATATCGAGTCGTTGGATTTTAAAAGTGAAAAACTAGATTATTTCGCAGAGAAGGCGAAACGTCTGGAACAGGAAATGGAAAATCTCGGCGTCGAGAAGTCGATGCATTTCAGATTGGAATTTGACGGAAGCCCATCCAAGAAAGATGTGATGGAAGCACTTGCCGTTTTGGAAGTGGCGTACGATTCGATTAGTAACTTGTTCGATTTCTTGCCCGAAAACAAGATGAGCCTTGTGCTGTATCAGGAAAAGGAATATCAGGGCGTGGGGCCTCGCCCGGACTGGGTGGCGGCTGTGTTTGACGGCAAGTTACGTGTGCCTGTGAACCTGATGGCGTACCGTGAAGTTTATCGCCCGGTGCTGTTCCATGAACTGACGCATTCATTTGTACGTGCTATGACGCGTGCGCAGGTACCGCTGTGGATGAACGAGGGAATCGCGCAGGTTGTCGATGGCTCGCATAACGATGAGGTAAAGCCGCTTGGTGTAATTCCGAATCTTAAATCTCTCACGGAACCTTTTGTGAACGAGCCGAATACAGAAAAGGCAAAGAAACTTTATTGGTATTCGAGGCGTATGGTCGAGGAACTTTTGAAGCGTGATGGCGACGGTCCGGAGGCTTTCCGCAAGTTTGCCATCTGCTTGCAGGATTTGCGCGAACTTGGTACAGATGGTGCGTTGAAAAAGCATTATGGATTGACCGCCCTGGATTTGTTGGAGTCTGTAAAATGA
- a CDS encoding asparaginase, which translates to MKNVVILATGGTIAGAGEQGKDIGYKSGSIKAQTLIDAIPELRNVANICVEQVCNINSDDITSELWIALARRIQELLQREDVDGIVMMHGTDTMEETAFFLSLTLGGSASKVAGKSEDCSSVVEKAAKPVILTGSMRPATAAEPDGPANILFAVKSAVDLCELSVRKSPDSTLSSPPESVLSEIVGGGHPLLVNEKNPAGVYVAFAGKLMNARSVQKIHANDLDAFAELSCPPESVLSKVAGSGRHPLVKAFDISNVHELPHVSVLYFNADADAELVRFAIERSAGLVIAGAGAGEFSREWADAIADAVAEKNIPIVVSTRINRGRIVPEQLLVSGTIAAYDLPPAKAAVLLRLALTITNDSAAIQNFFETSFILPS; encoded by the coding sequence ATGAAAAATGTCGTGATTCTTGCGACCGGCGGGACGATTGCCGGCGCGGGCGAGCAAGGTAAGGATATTGGGTACAAGTCGGGCTCAATCAAGGCGCAAACGCTGATTGATGCAATTCCAGAATTGAGGAATGTGGCGAATATTTGCGTGGAGCAAGTTTGCAATATCAATTCGGATGATATCACTTCTGAACTTTGGATTGCTTTGGCTCGCCGGATTCAGGAACTCTTGCAGCGCGAAGATGTCGACGGTATCGTGATGATGCACGGGACCGATACGATGGAAGAAACGGCTTTCTTCTTGAGTCTCACGTTGGGAGGTTCTGCTTCGAAAGTCGCGGGTAAGAGTGAGGACTGCTCGAGTGTCGTTGAAAAAGCCGCGAAACCCGTGATTTTGACTGGTTCGATGCGCCCCGCTACCGCTGCAGAACCTGACGGCCCCGCAAACATCCTCTTTGCCGTGAAAAGCGCTGTAGACTTGTGTGAGCTTAGTGTGCGAAAATCGCCGGATTCAACATTGTCAAGCCCGCCAGAGTCTGTCTTGAGCGAAATCGTAGGCGGCGGGCATCCCCTTCTCGTAAATGAAAAAAATCCCGCAGGTGTTTACGTAGCCTTTGCAGGTAAATTAATGAACGCTCGCTCGGTGCAAAAAATTCACGCGAATGATTTGGATGCTTTTGCTGAATTGTCATGCCCACCAGAGTCTGTCCTGAGCAAAGTCGCAGGAAGCGGGCGCCACCCTCTCGTAAAAGCATTCGACATCTCGAATGTGCACGAATTGCCGCACGTTTCTGTGCTCTACTTTAACGCAGATGCCGATGCTGAACTTGTGCGCTTTGCGATAGAACGTTCGGCAGGGCTTGTCATTGCAGGTGCTGGCGCTGGAGAATTTTCTCGTGAATGGGCAGACGCGATTGCTGATGCTGTTGCAGAAAAGAATATCCCCATCGTGGTTTCGACGCGAATCAATCGTGGTCGCATTGTCCCGGAACAGCTCCTTGTGTCGGGAACGATTGCCGCTTACGATTTACCCCCAGCCAAAGCCGCCGTCCTCTTGCGCCTCGCGCTAACCATCACGAATGACTCCGCTGCCATTCAAAATTTTTTTGAAACATCGTTCATCTTGCCATCCTGA
- the dtd gene encoding D-aminoacyl-tRNA deacylase → MKFLIQRVTKAQVDIEGQTVGKIDNKGFLVLIGVGEGDTREIADRFIKKMLALRIFADENGKTNLSIKDVGGSLLLVSQFTLYANCNKGNRPTFNGAGNPTLANELYEYIIGQCKKEVAIVETGKFGADMQVSLVNDGPFTIMLE, encoded by the coding sequence ATGAAATTTCTCATCCAACGAGTCACTAAGGCTCAAGTCGATATTGAAGGTCAAACTGTCGGTAAAATTGATAACAAGGGATTCCTTGTGCTGATTGGCGTAGGCGAGGGCGATACCCGCGAAATCGCCGACCGCTTCATCAAGAAAATGCTTGCGCTTCGCATCTTTGCCGATGAAAACGGAAAGACGAACCTCTCCATTAAGGACGTGGGCGGTTCGCTTCTGCTTGTTTCACAGTTTACGTTGTATGCCAATTGCAACAAGGGCAATCGCCCGACATTCAATGGTGCTGGCAACCCGACGCTAGCCAATGAACTGTACGAGTACATCATCGGACAGTGCAAAAAAGAAGTTGCCATTGTCGAAACCGGAAAATTCGGTGCCGATATGCAAGTGAGCCTCGTCAACGACGGCCCATTTACTATAATGCTAGAATAG
- the asd gene encoding archaetidylserine decarboxylase (Phosphatidylserine decarboxylase is synthesized as a single chain precursor. Generation of the pyruvoyl active site from a Ser is coupled to cleavage of a Gly-Ser bond between the larger (beta) and smaller (alpha chains). It is an integral membrane protein.): MNTPFYVFMKLLPKNAASRIFGAFTRLRIPFLSKFARNAFASYYKLDMSESEYPLSHYKNIGELFIRKLKPGMRPVADGAEIVSPVDGVLSQTGTFDGDDQNLIQAKGKTYTLKSLLRSEKLAERFKGGAFATIYLAPFNYHRIHSPVKGDLVLSSYCPGTLWPVNPGSVERVEGLFSINERLTSELRLADGSEVLVVKVGATNVGRIGVVYNDSILTNAGKLPRDKKRLDWIPNRQFSFDRGDELGRFEMGSTVILVVDKKIRERHPDLFKSRLGQAVKVGEAL; encoded by the coding sequence ATGAACACTCCTTTCTACGTTTTTATGAAGCTTTTGCCGAAAAATGCCGCAAGCCGCATTTTCGGTGCCTTTACGCGTTTGCGCATCCCGTTTTTGAGCAAGTTCGCTCGCAACGCCTTTGCTAGCTATTACAAACTCGACATGTCTGAATCGGAATACCCGCTCAGCCATTACAAGAACATTGGTGAACTTTTTATCCGCAAGCTCAAACCGGGTATGCGACCGGTTGCCGACGGTGCCGAAATCGTAAGCCCGGTCGATGGCGTGCTTTCGCAGACGGGAACGTTCGATGGCGATGACCAAAATTTGATCCAGGCGAAGGGCAAAACTTACACGCTCAAGAGCCTTTTGCGTAGTGAAAAACTTGCAGAACGTTTCAAGGGCGGCGCTTTTGCGACGATTTACTTGGCTCCGTTTAACTACCACCGCATCCACAGCCCCGTCAAGGGCGACCTCGTGCTTTCGAGCTATTGCCCGGGTACGCTTTGGCCGGTTAACCCAGGTAGTGTTGAACGTGTCGAAGGTCTTTTCAGTATCAATGAACGCTTGACGAGTGAACTCCGCTTGGCGGACGGTTCCGAAGTGCTCGTGGTCAAGGTCGGTGCGACAAACGTTGGCCGCATTGGCGTCGTGTATAACGATTCCATCTTGACGAACGCAGGCAAGCTCCCGCGCGACAAAAAGCGCTTGGACTGGATCCCGAATCGGCAGTTCTCTTTTGACCGTGGCGATGAACTTGGCCGCTTTGAAATGGGCAGTACCGTGATTCTCGTGGTCGACAAGAAAATTCGCGAACGCCATCCGGACTTGTTCAAGTCCCGTCTTGGACAGGCGGTGAAGGTGGGCGAGGCTCTCTAG
- a CDS encoding GerW family sporulation protein yields the protein MAIEKLAETLLEKLRFITKAETVIGEPIQAGETTVVPVSRVSVGFGFGGHQNKGDTSASGGGASVDPVAFLVIKGDDVRIMPITKDSSLVSKIMDIVPDITNKFAKKPADN from the coding sequence ATGGCTATTGAAAAACTTGCAGAAACTCTTTTGGAAAAGCTCCGCTTCATCACGAAGGCGGAAACTGTCATCGGTGAACCTATCCAGGCGGGCGAAACAACCGTTGTGCCTGTAAGCCGCGTGTCCGTAGGCTTTGGCTTTGGCGGTCACCAGAACAAGGGCGATACATCTGCATCTGGCGGTGGCGCTTCGGTCGACCCGGTCGCGTTTCTCGTCATCAAGGGCGATGACGTGCGCATCATGCCGATTACCAAGGATAGCTCGCTCGTGTCGAAAATCATGGACATCGTCCCTGATATTACGAATAAATTTGCTAAGAAGCCCGCTGACAATTAA
- the serC gene encoding 3-phosphoserine/phosphohydroxythreonine transaminase, which produces MANKVYNFSAGPSVLPEQALKEASAACIDFENSGISILSMSHRSKPIENMFAQTEDYLRELMGIPEDYDIVFLGGGCSLLFCMLPMNFLDQNATADYALTGVWANKAYKEAKQFGNALAACDTKSETYSRIDKNLKLSDNATYLHVTANNTIYGTEWHNFPKPKSGFLMADVSSDFLARKINVSDFGVVYGGAQKNISCAGVTVTIIKKGLLGKVNRTIPTMLNFQTHIDAKNMFNTPPVFAVYVMNRTLKWLKEFGGVEAIEKVNRSKAALLYSALDNSKVFVGTAAKEDRSIMNVPFVFNKDVVAADKADDLAKEFLEFAKARGLQQLKGHRSVGGFRASIYNAMPVEGVQALVDCLGDFEKKVLG; this is translated from the coding sequence ATGGCAAATAAAGTCTATAACTTTAGCGCAGGACCGTCTGTCCTGCCCGAACAGGCACTCAAGGAAGCATCTGCTGCATGCATCGACTTCGAAAACAGCGGCATCAGTATCCTCTCCATGAGTCACCGTTCAAAGCCGATTGAAAACATGTTCGCCCAGACGGAAGACTACCTCCGTGAATTGATGGGCATCCCGGAAGACTACGACATCGTGTTCCTCGGTGGTGGTTGCTCACTTTTGTTCTGCATGCTCCCAATGAACTTCCTCGACCAGAACGCTACGGCCGACTACGCTTTGACTGGCGTTTGGGCAAACAAGGCTTACAAGGAAGCTAAGCAGTTCGGTAACGCTCTCGCCGCTTGCGACACCAAGTCTGAAACTTACAGCCGCATCGACAAGAACTTGAAGCTCAGCGACAACGCAACTTACCTCCACGTGACCGCAAACAACACGATTTACGGTACGGAATGGCACAACTTCCCGAAGCCGAAGTCCGGCTTCCTCATGGCAGACGTGAGCTCCGACTTCCTCGCCCGTAAGATCAACGTGTCCGACTTCGGCGTTGTGTACGGCGGCGCCCAGAAGAATATCAGCTGCGCTGGCGTGACCGTGACGATCATCAAGAAGGGCCTCCTCGGCAAGGTGAACCGCACCATCCCGACGATGCTCAACTTCCAGACCCACATCGATGCAAAGAACATGTTCAACACACCTCCGGTCTTTGCCGTGTACGTGATGAACCGCACCCTCAAGTGGCTCAAGGAATTCGGTGGTGTTGAAGCTATCGAAAAGGTGAACCGTTCCAAGGCAGCCCTCCTCTACAGCGCACTCGACAACTCCAAGGTGTTCGTCGGTACAGCTGCTAAGGAAGACCGTTCCATCATGAACGTTCCGTTCGTGTTCAACAAGGACGTCGTTGCAGCTGACAAGGCTGACGATCTCGCCAAGGAATTCCTCGAATTCGCTAAGGCTCGTGGCCTCCAGCAGCTCAAGGGTCACCGTTCTGTCGGCGGCTTCCGCGCTTCTATCTACAACGCTATGCCGGTCGAAGGCGTGCAGGCTCTCGTGGATTGCCTCGGCGACTTCGAAAAGAAAGTTCTTGGGTAA
- a CDS encoding OmpA family protein, giving the protein MKKLTLILALAQAAVFAQTGLLGGKTGLHQQDANTLGFFHFRLGTGGTIATDNWGYTRGALFTDQHGRTQELDVWDARMEKGRIDGALAGNFNFAFGLRDDLDIGVSLPIYYDHAKDYSGEAIRAHMGKGGLGDLQFYAKYRTPHWFGPDYMTTAAVVDLTVPTGWRGVGIRPRHAWFLDNEGGPTYAYTANSVMLGLTGVVSVDYNKKGVPLVWNSSLGLMIGFGDASNTLVYSTGVNWLVNDYFQPFLEFSGEMRFGNDAYPFSPITDPMVLTPGINVKIPFFNIDFAAGIDIGIGNLVDGYDRKDAMDNCKDFQIKFKGETGYRASYCYVAQPLIAGIAKLTWTFGFDGDDDNDGVKNRKDKCPETFPPIVVDEDGCGIDTDEDKVFDGLDKCPETPKGVAVDSVGCPLDTDEDTVPDYKDMCPETPKGVKVDSVGCPLDTDEDTVPDYKDQCPETPKGLPVDSVGCPLDSDKDGVFDGPDKCPDTPEGVAVDADGCPLDTDKDGVPDYRDKCPNTLPGIQVNKRGCPLRRKEDLDYLKKGIQFEFDSAKLLKSSYPTLDDIIALLEKIPEVKLEVQGHTDIVGTEDYNQKLSEDRAHSVTDYFQSKGIPGERLRAIGFGTRVPVADNVTDEGRAKNRRVELIPFGYYTEGDSTVAAPSDSLLNDSTAVPPPTKSEVKPESKPEVKVKLKANAEKKVRSASKAGLKRLKNMRDRAEKAVVEMKSEAAAAAKPKPAETAPAKASAPAPAP; this is encoded by the coding sequence ATGAAAAAACTTACCCTTATACTCGCACTTGCGCAGGCGGCTGTCTTTGCTCAGACTGGCCTCCTGGGGGGTAAAACTGGCCTCCACCAGCAAGATGCGAATACGCTTGGATTTTTCCACTTCCGTTTAGGGACGGGCGGTACAATTGCGACAGATAACTGGGGCTACACCCGTGGCGCCTTGTTTACGGACCAACATGGTCGTACCCAGGAACTCGATGTGTGGGACGCCCGTATGGAAAAGGGCCGCATTGACGGCGCTTTGGCCGGTAACTTTAACTTTGCGTTTGGCCTCCGTGACGACTTGGATATCGGCGTGAGCCTCCCGATTTACTACGACCACGCAAAGGACTACTCTGGCGAAGCTATCCGCGCTCACATGGGCAAGGGTGGCCTCGGTGACTTGCAGTTCTATGCAAAATACCGCACGCCGCACTGGTTTGGCCCGGATTACATGACAACTGCCGCCGTTGTGGATTTGACGGTCCCGACTGGCTGGAGGGGCGTGGGTATCCGCCCGCGTCACGCCTGGTTCCTCGATAACGAAGGCGGCCCGACGTATGCCTACACGGCAAACAGCGTAATGCTCGGCCTTACGGGGGTTGTCTCTGTCGATTACAACAAGAAGGGTGTTCCGCTTGTCTGGAATTCTTCTCTTGGACTCATGATCGGCTTTGGCGATGCCTCGAATACGCTTGTGTATAGCACGGGCGTGAACTGGCTCGTGAACGATTATTTCCAGCCGTTCCTCGAATTCAGTGGCGAAATGCGCTTTGGCAACGATGCGTATCCGTTCAGCCCGATTACCGACCCGATGGTGCTCACGCCGGGTATCAATGTGAAGATTCCGTTCTTCAACATTGACTTTGCTGCGGGTATCGATATCGGTATCGGAAACCTTGTGGATGGCTATGACCGTAAAGACGCGATGGACAACTGCAAGGATTTCCAGATCAAGTTCAAGGGCGAAACGGGTTACAGGGCTAGCTACTGCTATGTTGCCCAGCCGCTTATTGCCGGTATCGCAAAGCTCACGTGGACGTTTGGCTTTGACGGCGACGACGATAACGATGGCGTAAAGAACCGCAAGGACAAGTGTCCGGAAACGTTCCCGCCGATAGTCGTGGACGAAGACGGCTGCGGCATCGATACTGACGAAGACAAGGTCTTTGACGGTCTCGACAAGTGCCCGGAAACGCCGAAGGGTGTCGCCGTGGATTCTGTCGGTTGCCCGCTGGATACGGACGAAGATACGGTCCCGGATTACAAGGATATGTGCCCTGAAACGCCGAAGGGCGTCAAGGTAGATTCTGTCGGCTGCCCGCTGGATACGGACGAAGACACGGTCCCAGATTACAAGGACCAGTGCCCTGAAACGCCGAAGGGCTTGCCTGTGGATTCTGTTGGTTGCCCGCTCGACAGCGACAAGGACGGAGTCTTTGATGGGCCGGACAAGTGCCCGGATACGCCGGAAGGTGTCGCCGTGGATGCTGACGGTTGCCCGCTCGATACCGATAAGGATGGCGTGCCGGATTACCGTGACAAGTGCCCGAATACGCTCCCGGGAATTCAGGTGAACAAGCGTGGCTGCCCGCTGCGCCGCAAGGAAGACCTGGACTACCTCAAGAAGGGTATTCAGTTCGAATTCGACTCGGCAAAGCTTTTGAAGTCCAGTTACCCGACTTTGGACGACATTATCGCTCTCTTGGAAAAGATTCCGGAAGTGAAACTTGAAGTCCAGGGCCATACGGATATCGTGGGTACTGAAGATTACAACCAGAAGCTTTCTGAAGACCGTGCTCACTCTGTGACGGATTACTTCCAGTCGAAGGGTATTCCTGGCGAACGCCTCCGTGCAATCGGCTTTGGTACTCGCGTGCCTGTTGCTGATAACGTAACGGACGAAGGCCGTGCCAAGAACCGCCGCGTGGAACTCATCCCGTTCGGTTACTACACCGAAGGCGATAGCACCGTGGCTGCTCCGTCTGACTCTCTGCTGAACGACAGCACGGCTGTGCCGCCTCCGACAAAGTCCGAGGTGAAGCCGGAATCCAAGCCCGAAGTGAAGGTGAAGCTCAAGGCCAATGCCGAAAAGAAGGTGAGGTCTGCTTCTAAGGCTGGCCTGAAGCGCTTGAAGAACATGCGCGACAGAGCTGAAAAGGCTGTTGTCGAAATGAAGTCGGAAGCTGCTGCCGCTGCAAAGCCGAAACCGGCCGAGACTGCTCCGGCAAAGGCAAGTGCGCCTGCTCCGGCTCCGTAG
- the metF gene encoding methylenetetrahydrofolate reductase [NAD(P)H], with amino-acid sequence MKIIDILKQDKMSLSFEVFPPKKETSFENVKAATEAIAALKPAFMSVTYGAGGGVSQYTLEIAKNLKYNFNIPMLAHLTCISSTKETIHQRIEDMKAAGIKNVMALRGDLTPELIANGRGDCDYHHAVELIRELKAADADFCIGAACYPEKHPESPNQAEDIKHLKEKVEAGADFLTTQMVFDNNLFFSFLYKLRDAGVNCPVLPGIMPITNANQVERAIKLSGSFMPQRFKSLVDKFGSDPEAMKQAGIIYASDQIIDLYANGITNVHVYSMNKPDVAEGILKNVSAILGKNFAG; translated from the coding sequence ATGAAGATTATCGACATCCTGAAGCAAGACAAGATGAGCCTCTCCTTCGAGGTGTTCCCGCCCAAAAAAGAAACGAGTTTTGAAAACGTTAAAGCAGCCACCGAGGCAATTGCAGCCCTCAAGCCGGCGTTCATGAGCGTCACATACGGCGCAGGCGGCGGCGTAAGCCAGTACACGCTCGAAATTGCGAAGAATCTCAAGTACAATTTCAACATTCCGATGCTCGCCCACCTCACCTGCATTTCGAGCACCAAGGAAACCATCCACCAGCGCATCGAAGACATGAAGGCCGCCGGCATCAAGAACGTGATGGCCCTCCGTGGCGACCTCACGCCGGAACTCATTGCAAACGGTCGCGGTGATTGCGACTACCACCATGCTGTGGAACTCATCCGCGAACTCAAAGCCGCTGATGCCGATTTTTGCATTGGCGCCGCATGCTACCCGGAAAAACACCCGGAAAGTCCAAACCAAGCCGAAGATATCAAGCACCTCAAGGAAAAGGTCGAAGCAGGCGCAGACTTCCTCACAACGCAGATGGTCTTCGACAACAACCTTTTCTTCAGCTTCCTTTACAAGCTCCGCGATGCAGGCGTGAACTGCCCGGTGCTCCCCGGCATCATGCCCATCACGAACGCAAACCAGGTCGAACGCGCCATTAAGCTATCGGGCTCCTTCATGCCGCAGCGTTTCAAGTCGCTTGTGGACAAGTTCGGTAGCGATCCGGAAGCCATGAAGCAAGCCGGCATCATCTACGCCAGCGACCAGATTATCGACCTCTACGCGAACGGCATCACAAACGTACATGTTTACTCCATGAACAAGCCGGACGTCGCCGAGGGAATCCTCAAGAACGTCTCTGCAATTCTCGGCAAGAACTTCGCCGGGTAA
- a CDS encoding TlpA disulfide reductase family protein, translated as MLSRIFSLVALVAVMGFAQFAPEPQVADVKLMMDPKTEKPMIMDFSTHLSGISDPGILFAQFSNRPLLIYYFSPKCPHCQKHFPEIQNLIKEYESKGLTGIAIGLNGGIKKNDIRLFIDQYHAVIPVFQDTDSKFGPAYGTGYIPVVYLVQKDGTFYRYETLNEANMNHLRATLNKILKK; from the coding sequence ATGCTTAGTCGCATTTTCAGTTTGGTAGCTCTTGTAGCCGTCATGGGTTTTGCGCAGTTCGCACCGGAGCCGCAAGTCGCCGATGTTAAGTTAATGATGGATCCCAAGACTGAAAAGCCCATGATCATGGACTTTTCTACGCACCTTTCGGGCATCAGCGATCCGGGCATTTTATTCGCGCAATTCAGCAACCGCCCGTTGCTCATCTACTATTTCAGCCCCAAGTGCCCACACTGCCAAAAGCACTTCCCCGAAATCCAGAACCTCATCAAGGAATATGAATCCAAGGGACTCACAGGCATTGCAATCGGCTTGAACGGCGGCATCAAGAAGAACGACATCCGCCTGTTCATCGACCAGTACCACGCGGTCATTCCGGTGTTCCAGGACACGGATAGCAAGTTTGGGCCGGCTTACGGCACGGGCTATATCCCGGTGGTCTACCTCGTGCAGAAGGACGGCACGTTCTACCGCTACGAGACGCTCAACGAAGCGAACATGAACCACTTGCGCGCAACGCTCAACAAGATTCTGAAAAAGTAA
- the fliB gene encoding flagellin lysine-N-methylase, producing the protein MLLRIPAFYDSFHCTADKCTDTCCVGWEIDIDEVSAKRYAKVQGEFGKKLRQNIEDNHFKLRPGDRCPFLRQDGLCDIICHLGESSLCDICREHPRFVEVYGDIMEKGVGLCCEEAVRLLLECKGTATSPITFVEREINEFPDDIPEDAIEARNAIFEERNHLFAILADHGKPLNKRLAELLDYAIETSGLDIAEQGDKHRSNIIDNEISNNIHQSWINILGKGESYGPTWDSAYKQLKENGRQITKDASQDLRNPLFSDSDGEKIIAYLLFRYYEKSLFDGNSLTKVEFAIYFWIMLQKLGQVFASATNPQAKIDAVKLLSKQTEYSEEIMAIFEQEFMENPSFSPTNFKRILAE; encoded by the coding sequence ATGCTTCTCCGCATTCCCGCTTTTTACGATTCGTTCCATTGTACCGCCGACAAATGCACCGACACCTGCTGCGTCGGCTGGGAAATCGACATCGACGAAGTTAGCGCCAAGCGCTACGCCAAAGTCCAGGGAGAATTTGGCAAAAAGCTCCGGCAGAACATCGAAGACAACCATTTCAAACTGCGCCCTGGCGACCGTTGCCCGTTTTTAAGGCAAGACGGACTTTGCGACATAATTTGCCATCTCGGGGAATCTAGCTTGTGCGACATTTGCCGCGAGCACCCGCGATTTGTGGAAGTCTACGGCGACATCATGGAAAAAGGCGTGGGTCTCTGCTGCGAAGAAGCCGTACGATTGCTGCTCGAATGCAAAGGCACAGCCACCTCGCCCATTACGTTTGTCGAGCGCGAAATCAACGAATTTCCAGACGACATTCCCGAAGACGCCATCGAAGCCCGCAACGCCATCTTTGAAGAGCGAAATCATTTATTTGCAATCCTCGCCGACCACGGCAAGCCACTGAACAAACGCCTAGCCGAACTGCTAGATTACGCCATCGAAACAAGCGGCCTCGATATTGCAGAACAAGGCGATAAGCACCGCAGCAACATCATAGATAACGAAATTTCGAACAACATCCACCAGTCGTGGATCAATATTCTCGGCAAAGGCGAAAGCTACGGCCCCACCTGGGACTCCGCCTACAAGCAACTAAAAGAAAATGGTCGGCAAATCACAAAAGACGCAAGCCAAGACTTACGCAATCCACTTTTCTCAGATAGCGATGGCGAAAAAATCATCGCCTACTTGCTATTCCGTTACTACGAAAAAAGCTTGTTCGACGGAAACTCTCTCACCAAGGTCGAGTTTGCGATTTACTTCTGGATTATGCTTCAAAAGCTCGGACAAGTTTTCGCAAGCGCCACAAATCCGCAAGCAAAAATTGACGCTGTAAAATTGCTGAGCAAGCAAACCGAATATTCCGAAGAAATCATGGCGATTTTTGAGCAGGAATTCATGGAAAACCCTTCATTTTCGCCCACAAATTTCAAGAGAATCTTAGCCGAATAA
- a CDS encoding division/cell wall cluster transcriptional repressor MraZ: MDFTSFIGQAQTAIDGKGRTSFPREFRRQLSASEGNEFVVTRGPDRTLRLYVLSEYEKFMADLDARSDRRQTDLVRRGLCPTVVEMDGQNRILLPKILLEYAGLKDEVLYVQASGKTLELWNPERFNEKYGLQTSEAIDAFDAAFYGEGLTEGANGR, encoded by the coding sequence ATGGATTTCACTTCTTTCATAGGACAAGCCCAGACGGCGATCGATGGAAAGGGAAGGACCTCCTTCCCTAGGGAATTCCGTCGTCAGCTTTCGGCGTCCGAAGGGAATGAGTTCGTGGTCACCCGTGGCCCGGACCGCACCCTCCGGTTGTATGTCCTATCCGAGTATGAGAAATTCATGGCGGACTTGGATGCTAGGTCCGACCGCCGTCAAACCGACCTAGTTCGGAGAGGCCTCTGCCCCACGGTTGTGGAGATGGATGGCCAGAACCGCATTTTACTTCCGAAGATTTTATTGGAATATGCCGGCCTTAAAGACGAAGTTCTTTACGTCCAGGCCAGCGGTAAGACTCTCGAATTATGGAATCCTGAACGATTCAACGAAAAGTATGGATTGCAGACAAGTGAAGCAATCGATGCCTTCGATGCCGCGTTCTATGGTGAAGGTTTGACGGAGGGGGCTAATGGCAGATAA